A stretch of DNA from Prinia subflava isolate CZ2003 ecotype Zambia chromosome 9, Cam_Psub_1.2, whole genome shotgun sequence:
TGTTAACCAGACCAGCTCAGTAAGGACAGGATGGGCCAGACACACCATTATTTTCCAGGGTAAAGGAACAGGGAAAATGTGAGGCCTCATAAAACAGCAACTAGGATAGAAGTCCTGTCCTTACAGAATATTTACCTACTTAGGCACAAAGCTTAAAAACAGAGGTTGCAATGAAAATACTTCTCTTTACAGAAATGCTCAAGAAGTTTTGTCCAATTCAGTAACTACTTGCAAGCTGCACAAAGACAAGCTCTGCTTGAGACGtcagcaaaaaaattaaaatatcagaTTCAAAACCAACTCGTCTATTTAGGTATTTATGCTGTCAAGGTGTCACTGGTCACACAACACATGTATGGCCTTGAAATTATCCACCTCTTCTCATTTCCCACCCTATCCTGATGGAATAATTAGGCAGCTCAGACTGCTGAGTGTCATTTTTTGCTTCACAAAAATGACACTCAAATGCTCATTTGCTCAAAtgctattttaaattaaagcacCTGCGATTCTGAGGTCTGAACTTACTGTTGACAATGTCACCTTGCAGCTGGAGAATCTGTGGGACAGGCATGGTGAGGATTACCACATCGAAGAGTTCCGGGGGCCCCTCTTTCCTGGAGACTTCCCACCTGCCATCCCGCAGGGAGATGTGAGTTACGTGCTGCTCGTAGGACACATCTGCAcctgctgggaacagcagcagctaaaTACACCTAGCAGTGAAATCCACAGGGAAAatgcagagagagagagttaTTTACAAGGGCTGGACTGACAGGACAAgtgggaatggcttcccactgccagggggCAGGAATACAGCTAATCATTTACAAGATTAGGGTTTTAAAAAACcagctgattaaaaaaatattaaaacagcTGCATGAAAGGACCAAAGCTTGACTACTCTCACAGCTCAAACTTTTCTAAACAGGGTTAAATTAGTCACTGAACTGTACGCGTGGTTCTGCCACGACATCTAAGGTAGTACTTAGAAAGTTTAAACTCCTTCTCCAAAGGACTCTCCACCCAGCAGGCTCACATCCTTCCTCCAAAACACAGGGTGTAGCTCACCCCTCTGCCCCCATCACACAGCAGATGTTCTATTTGTACAGAGACTTTTATACCTGCAGGACTTGGAAATTCACAGAGCTCACAGACGCGTTTATCCACCCAAGCTACTCCCGGACACACAGAAACCAACAAGGAACTTAAACACCCTCATCAGGGATTTAAATTCGAAAGGCCGTTCAAAGGCACCGCCAAAAACAGAGCCATTAAGGCCTTTCCCTTCACACAAAGGCATCCAAAAGCATTACCTGACTGTTTTAAGTAGTACTTGACAACCGAGGAGATGCCCTGGGGTGCCACGTAATTGCGGGAGCCTTCTCTCACCACCATTCCTTCCACGGGAGCCGTCAGTGGCTTCAGGATGCCGTGAGACACAAGCTCCTCGTAGAAGcttgaaaggaagaaatgcacAGGGATGAAAACTCACTCCGTTCCCCAGAATCACAGTTAAGGCCAGCCCGACTTTCGGATTGCAACAGGCTGCATTTCAAAGCAGGTTATGCGTAAATAAAGCACTAAAAGAACAAACTACCCTGCTATTGCATTGGGCCTGGCCTTTTACCTGAGAGCAGGACTACCTGTGATGGCACTGTCAGCGGCTTGACCCGGAGGAACAGAGGGCAGCTCCCTTGAGCCCTGAACGCCGGCACAAACCCCACAGCCACCGCGGAGCGCGGGGATATTCCACCCACTGAACACACGTGCCCGGAACGCACCGGCCTCTTCGCTGCTTTCCACGCAAATTGGGATTTTCGCACCGCTGCTACACTTCCCCTTCCCCAAGGTGCGGGGTGAGCTACCCCTGCGTCTGTCATCCCAACCCACGCGTTCCCCAGCTTTCACCCCTCCACCTTCCCCGATTCCGCTGCCGGGGGAGCGAGCGGGCGAGCGGCTGCGGGGTTTGGGTGTTGGCGGGGCGTTAAAGCAAagcacctgggcacagcaggcagcGAGCTCCTCCAGCGGGGTCCCTCCGTGTCCCCAAACCCTCCGGACCCCGCGCTCCCCACCTGCGCCCCGGCGGGATCAGCGGGACGGGGATCAGCGGGACGGGGCCGGAGCCGAAGCGCTGGGGGCGGCACGGGGCGGGACGGGACGGGGCGGGTCTCACCTGAGCCGCGGCCCCGCAAGCTCCGGCTCGCAGGTGACGAACTGCGCGCCCAGGTCGGCGCTGCCGCGGTCGGAGCGGGTCGTGCTCATGCGGCCCCCTGCGCGACAGCCGGTCAGAGACCGCCGCGACACGCGACACCACCCACGACAGACACCACACATCACAGACACCACACACGCCATACACGCCAGGCCCGGGGTTCCCCCGCTCCTCCCCCGCCGGACCCACCTGCGCCCCGCGCCTTGTCCCAGACGGCCAGCTGTCCCCGCGGGGCCCCGCGCAgcagcgccgcgcccgccgcgcccgtCAGCCCCGCGCCCACCACCAGCACCCGCGCCATggccgcccccagccccggaCACCGACAGGCCCGGGCACGGACACGCCCATGGACACGGACACGCCCCGGACACGGACAGGCCCGGGCACGGACACGCCCATGGACACGGACACGCCCCGGACACCGACAGGCCCGGGCACGGACACGCCCATGGACCGCCCTTGGACACGCCCCCTGATGGGCGGGGCCTCCGCGCCGCCGCGCGCCGCCGGGGCGAGCCACGCCCATGGGCGGGGCGGGGGAAGGCCGCGCCCACAGCCCGCACCTGTGCGCATGCGCGGGAACCCGCGGGGACGCACGGGTGGGAACACACCTGGACAGACAGCTCTGTACGGGCACACCTGGACAGACAGCTCTGTACGGGCACACCTGGACAGACAGCTCTGTACGGGCACAcctgtgctgggcacacacCTGGACAGACAGCTCTGTACGGGCACAcctgtgctgggcacacacCTGGACAGACACCTCCGTACGGGCACACCTGTGCCGGGCACACACCTGGACAGACAGCTCTGTACGGGCACAcctgtgctgggcacacacCTGGACAGACACCTCCGTACGGGCACAcctgtgctgggcacacacCTGGACAGACACCTCCGTACGGGCACAcctgtgctgggcacacacCTGGACAGACAGCTCTGTACGGGCACAcctgtgctgggcacacacCTGGACAGACAGCTCTGCACGGGCAcacctgtgctggggacacacctggaCAGACAGCTCTGTACGGGCACACACCTGGACAGACAGCTCTGTACGGGCACAcctgtgctgggcacacacCTGGACAGACAGCTCTGTACGGGCACACACCTGGACAGACACCTCCGTACGGGCACAcctgtgctgggcacacacCTGAACAGACACCTCTGTACGGGCACACCTGtacacacacagctgggcacaCTCCTGAGCAGGGCACATACCTGTATGTGCACACctgtacaaacacacacacaccctgtACATGCATGCCTGCCTGGTGCACACACCTATGCACACACAGGCATCCCTGTGTCACACACCCCTGTGTTACACACACCTGTGCCACACACccctgtgtcacacacacctgtgtcacacacacctgtgtcacacacaccTGTGCCACACACccctgtgtcacacacacctgtgtcacacacatCTGCCAGTGGTCCAGGCATGCTCCAGAGCTGGGTCTGACCCACCCTGAGTGAGCAGCTTCTGCCGTATCAAGTCCTGCCCACCTGGAGGTGCTACACAGCAGGAACTGCTGGGGGGGTGTGACACCTTCCCGAAGGTGCTGGTGGATCGTCTCCAACACCTGGCCGGTGTTTTGCAAGGAGCCACGGCTCCTTGATGTGAGGAAAATGGGATGCTGGGCCCAGAGCAAATAGTGCTGAGGGGTGGTGACATTGCATGCACTGCCTCTGCCCCAGGAAAACAAACTCCCGTCCTGAGAGCCCCGAGAGTGGGCAGCTGGGGGAAGGATTTGGGTTGCTACCCTCACCCAGCTGCGTGGGTGAGAGAAGATGTTCCCAAAAGCTTCTGATAGGATCGTAGTGGTATGGGGGACACCAGAAGCCGACACTTTGGCAGAGGTGTTTAGCAACAGATGGGTGTGAagctccacagagctgcttgcaGGCAGGTGTTGGTGATGCTCATCTTCAAAGGGAGCTCCGAgctggccccagggcaggtgtTGTTTCATAGGCACTTCCTGGAGAGAGGTGGGAGCCCCTTGTCTCCCCTTCCATGTGTTGTGGGACAGTCATGGAGCAGGACATGTGCTTATTCtgggactttttaaaaataaaaacaaaagattGACTGTGTAACTGACTGTCCAACATGTAAGAGTTTACAGCTGTGGATTCCCATTTGGTGGGAGGCTTTCTCTTCTTGGCTCCCTTGCCCTGGAAAGAAGCCTCAGGAGGTTGTGTCACCTCCTCAGCACCTTTTGCAGAGTTGGCACCTTGTCCCATTCCCTGCCTGCTTGGATCCCTCCCTCCAGGTTCTGCTGTCTCCCAGAGGGTCTGTGGGGTTGTATTTCTGCCTGGCTGGGCCGGGGATTGTCACCACCATTTGCTTGTGTTTTTGTGAACAGGAGATTTCTCAAAGCTCATAAATATCTGGCCTCCTGGCCAGcaaatgattctgtgtgtgAGATGTGCTTGGGAACGGCTgatggcactgagtgctcacctggactgtcactgccagctcaGCGTGCCAGTGAGTTCAGCAGGCTCTCTTACATGTAGAAGCAGGTAGGAAAGCagtcacagagccacagaataccctgagctggaagggacccacacgGCTCATCAGGCCAACtcttggccctgcacagacaccccaacaatcccaccgTGTGTGGAGCTCTGGGGAGCTCCCTTACCTGcggagcctgggcagtgccagcaccctctgggggaagagcctttccctgatctccagcctgaccctgccctggcacagctccagcccttccctgggtgctgtccctgtcacagagagcagagtttggagctgcagccctcGGTGAGGTCTGACCTCAgcgtgctctgctgcagctgaacaaaccaaatTACCTCAGCCAGCCCTTGTGTAgccctccagacccttcaccagcaTCTCTTTGAACGCTTTCTAACACCTATTAGATGTGGAAGAGTATTAAGGTATCATTGCAATTGAATAGTTGAGGTCAAGAATTAGGACAGAATCCCTGACAGTAATTTTATAGAAAACCTGATGATTAAACTTGAGCATGATGGGCAGTGCTGAAGTTTCCACTGCAATGGAATAAGCTCTGTGCCCACCTGATGAACACGTGGGGACTGCCAGCAAAGAAAGCAGGAGTGATGCAagagggctgcaggagctgggtgagAGCTCCAGTGTGTGACACGTTCCTGCTTTGGGGCTGAACACCTACCTGAAGTATGTGCTGGTGGCAGGCAGCCCTGGATGAGGGCAGGGCATGGGGACACTGATCAGGAGCTGTGGCACAACAGCCGTGCTGGAAATGACCTGGGAAGGATGGCAGGCCCCAAACTGGATACGAGCCAACAGTGTGCTCTCCCTGCAAGGATGGACAGCCCCGACCTGGGCCACAGGAGTGGACAAGGGGCCACATGGCTGCTGTCACCCCTGCCTAGTTTGGTGCAAGGGAGGTGACATCTGGATGCCACGTTCAGTTCTGAAGTGCCTGGGGAGAGGGATGTGAGGATGATCCATAGAGGCTGACGAAGTGTCAGtgaccctgcagcaggaggtggaTGGAGCTGAGTTTACTGGGTCTGGCCATGCAGTGAAGTTCAAGGGACTCTCCTTGAGCCCATTCAGCCTCTGCAGTGGTGGtgcttcagcaggagctgctgaccCTTGACTTGACCCTTGGGAGGCTGGAGCATCTTGTAAGACCTGTGGCAATGTCCTGCTCTTCAAGTGCCACAGGACTCTTTTGGGTGCAGCCTTCATCttgccccttccagtgcctccAGGTGAGCATgaccagagctgctctgccctttccCTGGAGTGTAGAGTTCCATGATCTCTTTTCTCAGAAGGTGAAAGCCAGAGGTGTCTTCCTCAGAGCAGTGTGGCTTCAGTACCCGTGAAACAAAGTCACCCTTAACCTCCAAACCTCTACATTACAAACCCCTGTCCTACTGTGTATTTATAGAAGTGGGACAAACTGACAAATCTAGGTGCATGCCTTGGACACATCTCAGGGCCATTCCTGGCTGACAGACAGAAGACACCTTTCCCTACTGACCTTTCACCGCAatttccaaagcaaaacaatctaggaaggaagggcaggaggcagcctcagccctggcacGGGTGATGGAAAGGGATAACTCTCCCTGTTGGCAGGACACTTGTAGGGTAAGGCACTTAGGTACTCCTCATACCTTCCTGTAAGGGTGTGAAGAGCAAGGATGTTGTGATGGGCTGacacagctccatcccccacCCCAAAGTGGGGCAGGTGGAGGGAACTGGAAgagcaaaagtgagaaaactggGTGGAGTGATAGACAAGGTACTGAGGGTTGCTCTGGCAACTTGGCTGTGTCCCATGCCTGTGCTATGAGGGAAGGGaactccatcccagcctgaCCCAGTACAGATGTTTTCAGTCCGTTGCCTGGGATTTAATCTCCATCTCACACGTGGCATCTTTGTATAACAAGAAGCATCAACATTTCTAATCCACAGCTAGTGGAAATCCATTTTAGACTTTGATCTTTCCTGGCAATAACTTAATTATGTCTcttgtaataaataaataaaaccaccaCTGAAATGGGAAGCTGAGAACTTTTTCAGCAATACCAATTAAACCACTTTATTGATGGAAATCACCTCCAAATGTCCACAGTCATTTGACTCTGCCTAAACAGTATTTAACCAGCCTCCACAAACAAATGCTGGGGAACTGCACTTTCTAAACTGTGGTGTTACCTAGTGATTTATATGTTCTGTGTCCCGGGGTGTTTACACTTGCCACCCCACCCTGCAGCCAGTTCAAATAGGGCAGTCTCCAGAGGgatgcagagctctgctccgTGCACCAGCCAGGGGTGACAGCCCATCCTCTGGCACTGCCGTGTGCCACATCTCCATCTCCTCCATGCTGGGCATCtcttccctgcactgcccatCCTCTCCAGGGACTGACATCTCCCCGtctcctcctgcaggagctgtgccaccCCTTAGCTGGGCTGGCTGCCTTCACTTCTGGACAGGTGAGTGTGGGAAAAGCACGGGTAAAGCCGGGTCTAAATGTGGGTGTGACACCTAGGACTcatggcactcacagcccatgCTTGCCTCAGAACAGGGGACCAAAATCTGATTTGCTGGATCAGTTCTAGAGGCTGGTCCAGCCCAATTTTTGTAGTGGTGTCCAATGTTATAGTTGTTGGAGGGAGAAATCCTGCTCAGACCTTCACCATCATCTCCCTTGAATTCTTTCTAACATTTACTAGACGTAGAAAAGTATTAAGACATTACAATTAAAGAGTTGAGGCCAAAAGAGGAACACCAAGAATGCACCAAGAATCACAAACAGATACAAACAGGATGTTTGTGATGCCTCCTGCCCATAACTGTGTGCAAAACCCGCTGTTCCCATCTGCCTCCACCACctcctgtggcagctgcagTCTCCAGCACTGAGTGAATGCCTCCCTCATTGAGTGAGGGGGTTTTTAAGCTGTGTTAAACCCAGTGTCACTAAGGGAGGTCTAGATCTGCAGGAAGATACGTCTCCCCATTTTGCATATGGATTTGCACTTTAAAATGTCCTTCTCTGAATTAAATGTAATCAATTCTTGTCTTTTACGCCATGATCGAGGAGAAGGGCGAGTGGttagagattttcttttcatgactttatttctgcttagagtgggaaggcagagctggatcTTATTcatcctctctctccttcttgGGGAGGTTTGGGCAGTGGTGCCAGCAGGTGATGCAAACACCAGGGTGATGGGACAGAGCTCTCCCTCTTGACCATCCCCTTTCCTGGAAGAGAGACTGGAGAAGTGGCACTGCATGGTCACTGACAGGACAAGCGACACCCTACATCCTTTGGAATGGGAATTCAATGGAGGTCTGAGCAGTCTGGGGTAGTGGAAGGGGCTGGAATGAGAGaggctttaaggtccctcccaacccaaaccattctgtgattccatgattttaacCTCTTGCGGTTCCCCGAGTGCTGCAAGGACTGTTGCCTCGCCTCTTACTGGAATTCCTGAAAGTCTGTCCCACCTCCCAGGAAAGATCCCTGCTGAGATGTGTTTCCTGAGCCACCCCACGTGCACTGACGCTTTTAAGTGGTCATCCAGGCCACCAGACAGAGTCTGAGTCCTACCTGGGGCATTTCCCTGCCCTCATctctccttgccctgctggACACGGCTTTCCCTGGCACTGATTCTGTGGCTGTGTTGTTGCAGGCACAGCGAGGATGTGGCTGGCTCTAGCTCTGGTGTCCGTGTTCCACGGGATGGCATCGGGGGAATGCCTCTTCAATTCCCCATCCCCTAAGAACCCAGAGGCAGGGATGAACATCGTAAGTAGGATGACATGGGAGAGGAGGTGGGAAGTGTCCAGAGAACAGCCACCATTAAATAATTATAGTTAAATATCACATTCAGTGTTTTCCCTTCAGGAGCCTTGAAAATGTTCTTGTTGGCTTCCTTCTTGTTGCAGAGTGCAATGATCTCCTTCTGGGGGTACCCCAGCGAGGAGTATGATGTGGTGACAGAGGATGGCTACATCCTCCAGCTGAACAGAATTCCTCACGGGAGAGGAAATGCCGGGTGCCAAGGTAAAACTGATGCCACACGGGACTCAGATGCCTCGAGCCGTTCACTGGGATACCAGGGCTTGTGCAACAGGGTTTTCAAGTCTCCCTGTGGCTTGGCATCTGTGGCATCAGTTTTGATGGATCAGAGCTTGTCAGGAAGGCTGATCCCTTGCCAGAGATGTTTCCTCACCCTTCAT
This window harbors:
- the RNLS gene encoding renalase isoform X3; its protein translation is MARVLVVGAGLTGAAGAALLRGAPRGQLAVWDKARGAGGRMSTTRSDRGSADLGAQFVTCEPELAGPRLSFYEELVSHGILKPLTAPVEGMVVREGSRNYVAPQGISSVVKYYLKQSAGADVSYEQHVTHISLRDGRWEVSRKEGPPELFDVVILTMPVPQILQLQGDIVNKSPEVGPSVVVHTTVAFGSEHLESDPAEVQQVILSHLQRIVPSLPKPSSIKCQRWRYSQVTRAVPNCPGQMVLHTQPLLICGGDGFTRSNFDGCIESAVSLAEAVKPHLQQFQSQAAKLPLDLL